From one Chlamydia sp. 04-14 genomic stretch:
- the pcnB gene encoding polynucleotide adenylyltransferase PcnB — translation MVCDNKTLLRRGLELFRKISKSAPAPIIYSAADHNIKLKDFSPHALSVVKTLRKAGHKAYIVGGCIRDLLLNTTPKDFDISTSAKPEEIKAVFKNCILVGKRFRLAHIRFSNQIIEVSTFRSGSADEDCLITKDNLWGTAEEDVLRRDFTINGLFYDPTEETIIDYTGGVGDLQNRYLRTIGDPFVRFKQDPVRMLRLLKILARASFTVDPKTLEALQECRYELIKSSQARVFEELIKMLGSGVSSEFFKLTVKYQILEILFPYMDKAFRLNKILEEQTFACLDVLDKNVLSKKYNYDRHQLMAAFLFPIVNFNVRYKHRQHPSLSLTSVFDYIKNFLGKFFADSFTSCSKKNFILTALVLQMQYRLTPLVPTKKIHFFNRKFLNHVRFSEALSLLEIRSLVYPKLDKILAAWIRHHQALQYKKELPS, via the coding sequence ATGGTCTGTGACAACAAAACTCTCTTGCGTAGAGGCTTAGAATTGTTTAGAAAAATTTCTAAATCTGCACCCGCTCCAATTATCTATTCAGCTGCCGACCACAACATAAAACTCAAAGACTTTTCTCCACACGCACTCTCTGTAGTAAAAACTCTACGAAAAGCTGGCCACAAAGCATATATCGTTGGCGGATGCATCCGCGATTTGTTACTTAACACGACTCCTAAAGATTTCGATATCTCAACATCAGCTAAACCTGAAGAAATCAAAGCTGTTTTCAAAAATTGTATACTTGTTGGAAAACGCTTTCGATTAGCTCACATACGCTTTTCGAATCAGATTATCGAAGTTTCTACTTTCCGTTCAGGAAGCGCTGATGAAGACTGTCTCATTACTAAAGACAATCTTTGGGGGACAGCTGAGGAAGATGTTTTAAGAAGAGACTTCACAATCAACGGTCTTTTCTATGATCCTACGGAAGAAACAATCATAGATTATACCGGTGGGGTTGGCGACCTACAAAATCGGTACTTACGTACTATAGGGGATCCCTTTGTACGTTTTAAACAAGATCCCGTACGGATGTTGCGTTTGTTAAAGATTCTTGCGAGAGCTTCTTTCACGGTAGACCCTAAAACCTTGGAAGCACTTCAAGAATGCCGTTATGAGTTAATTAAGAGTTCTCAAGCCCGTGTTTTTGAAGAACTCATTAAAATGTTAGGCTCCGGAGTCTCTTCTGAATTTTTCAAATTAACTGTTAAATATCAGATATTAGAAATCCTCTTTCCCTATATGGATAAGGCTTTTCGTTTAAATAAAATTTTAGAAGAGCAAACCTTTGCGTGTTTAGATGTTTTAGATAAAAACGTATTAAGTAAAAAATATAATTACGATCGTCATCAGCTTATGGCGGCATTTCTATTCCCCATCGTAAATTTCAATGTGCGTTATAAGCATCGGCAGCATCCAAGTTTATCTTTAACTTCTGTCTTTGATTATATTAAAAACTTTTTAGGGAAGTTTTTTGCAGATTCCTTCACTAGCTGTTCTAAAAAGAATTTTATTTTAACAGCTCTCGTGTTGCAAATGCAGTACCGGCTAACTCCTCTAGTGCCAACAAAGAAAATTCACTTCTTTAACCGTAAGTTTTTAAACCACGTACGTTTTTCAGAGGCGCTTTCTCTATTAGAAATTCGTAGCCTAGTTTATCCTAAACTAGATAAAATACTTGCTGCTTGGATTCGTCACCACCAAGCTCTACAATATAAAAAGGAACTTCCTTCTTGA
- the lpxB gene encoding lipid-A-disaccharide synthase — protein sequence MLPLYLVHVLYPIGLIANLFFGSAFTVQWFLSERRKKAYVPKAFWVLSSIGAIMMIAHGFIQSQFPIALLHGANLVIYFRNLNIASSRKLSLRTTLVILALTLFFTTLPFALEAYYHPHMEWMASPNIFHLPLPPPNIYWHIVGCLGLFTFSSRFFIQWCHLEMNNRSTLPALFWQVGFVGGFLAFIYFIRTGDPVNILSYGCGLLPSLANLRIIYKKSRLPESHNPSCFLSAGEPSGDTLGSDLLRNIKDLNPNIRCFGVGGPLMRAEGLEPLIRMEEFQVSGFLEVFSAIFSLFKKYRKLYKAILKENPETVFCIDFPDFHFFLIKKLRKCGYKGKIVHYVCPSIWAWRPKRKKVLEKYLDTLLLILPFEKEIFKNSPLKTLYLGHPLVKTVSNFEYCNSWKQKLEISDQPSVAVFPGSRPGDIFRNLQIQAQAFLSSSLAQSHQLLVSSCNSKYDKKMLELLEKEGCRNSKIVPSEFRYQLMRDCDCALAKCGTIVLETALNQTPTIVTCLLGPFDTFLAKYIFKILIPAYSLPNIITGSIIFPEFIGGKHDFTAEEVAAAIDILANPIAKEKQKYACQQLLNTMTENIVTPKECLEAIYSQKNRFHLENDFIKKFNPEGSRA from the coding sequence ATGCTTCCTCTTTATCTGGTTCATGTACTGTATCCTATAGGATTAATTGCCAATTTATTTTTTGGCAGTGCGTTTACCGTCCAGTGGTTTTTAAGTGAAAGACGAAAGAAAGCCTATGTCCCCAAGGCTTTTTGGGTTTTATCCTCTATAGGAGCGATTATGATGATCGCTCACGGTTTTATCCAAAGTCAATTTCCCATAGCTCTACTTCACGGGGCAAATCTTGTTATTTATTTCAGAAATCTCAATATCGCCTCCTCACGCAAGCTTTCATTAAGAACAACATTAGTGATTCTTGCTTTAACCTTATTTTTTACAACACTACCGTTTGCTCTAGAGGCATACTACCATCCCCATATGGAATGGATGGCCTCTCCTAATATTTTTCATCTTCCTCTACCTCCACCAAATATTTACTGGCATATTGTTGGTTGTTTAGGGTTATTCACCTTTTCCTCAAGATTTTTTATCCAATGGTGTCATTTGGAGATGAATAACCGCTCTACTCTACCAGCATTATTTTGGCAGGTAGGCTTCGTTGGAGGTTTCTTAGCGTTTATATATTTCATACGTACCGGAGATCCTGTAAACATCCTTAGCTATGGCTGTGGTCTGCTTCCTTCGTTAGCAAATTTACGTATCATATATAAGAAATCACGCTTACCGGAATCTCATAACCCTAGCTGTTTCTTATCCGCAGGAGAACCCAGCGGAGACACTTTAGGAAGTGATCTTCTTCGTAATATTAAAGATCTGAATCCCAATATACGCTGTTTCGGTGTTGGAGGACCTTTAATGCGCGCGGAGGGCCTCGAACCTCTCATTCGCATGGAAGAGTTTCAGGTATCAGGATTTTTGGAAGTTTTTAGTGCTATTTTCAGTTTATTTAAGAAGTACAGAAAACTCTACAAAGCTATTCTTAAAGAAAATCCTGAAACTGTTTTTTGTATAGATTTCCCCGATTTCCACTTTTTCCTAATCAAAAAGTTAAGAAAATGTGGATATAAAGGGAAAATTGTTCATTACGTATGTCCAAGCATTTGGGCATGGAGACCTAAAAGAAAGAAAGTATTAGAAAAATATCTCGACACTCTTTTGCTAATACTTCCCTTTGAAAAGGAGATTTTTAAAAACTCTCCTTTAAAAACTCTCTATCTAGGGCATCCTTTAGTAAAAACCGTCTCTAATTTCGAATATTGCAACTCATGGAAACAAAAGTTAGAAATTTCTGACCAACCCAGTGTTGCAGTATTTCCAGGTAGCCGACCAGGGGATATCTTTAGAAATTTACAAATACAAGCTCAAGCATTTTTATCCTCATCATTAGCACAATCACATCAATTGCTTGTGTCTTCTTGTAATTCTAAATACGACAAGAAAATGCTAGAGCTCCTAGAAAAAGAAGGTTGTCGTAATAGCAAAATCGTCCCCTCAGAATTCCGTTATCAACTTATGAGAGATTGTGATTGTGCTTTAGCAAAATGTGGGACTATTGTTCTTGAGACTGCATTAAATCAAACCCCAACGATTGTTACCTGCCTTCTAGGGCCTTTTGATACCTTTTTAGCAAAGTATATCTTTAAGATTCTTATTCCCGCGTATTCCCTACCAAATATTATTACAGGATCTATCATCTTTCCAGAATTCATAGGTGGTAAACACGACTTCACCGCAGAAGAAGTAGCGGCGGCAATTGATATCCTTGCAAATCCTATAGCTAAGGAAAAACAGAAATATGCCTGTCAGCAACTTCTCAATACCATGACAGAAAACATAGTGACTCCTAAAGAATGTCTGGAAGCTATATATTCACAAAAAAATCGTTTTCACTTAGAGAATGACTTTATCAAGAAATTTAATCCTGAAGGCTCTAGAGCTTAA
- a CDS encoding Bax inhibitor-1/YccA family protein — protein MGLYDRDYAQDSRLPGTFTSRVYGWMTAGLAVTTFVSLGLYFSGMYKSLFSFWWVWCIATLGVSFYINAKIHKLSVPAVMGLFLAYSALEGLFFGTLVPVYAAQYGGGIVWAAFGSAGLIFGLSAAYGAFTKSDLTQMSSILMFALLGLMLVSVIFALVSIFVYMPIFYLLICYLGLAIFVGLTVVDAQAIRKVAQNVGNDGDLSYKLSLIMALKMYCNVIMIFWYLLQIFSSSGKRN, from the coding sequence ATGGGACTATACGATCGTGATTACGCACAAGACTCTCGTTTACCGGGAACATTTACATCTAGAGTATACGGATGGATGACTGCAGGTCTTGCTGTAACGACTTTTGTATCATTAGGATTATACTTTTCTGGGATGTATAAAAGTTTATTTTCATTCTGGTGGGTTTGGTGTATCGCTACTTTAGGAGTATCTTTTTACATCAATGCTAAGATTCATAAGCTTTCTGTTCCTGCAGTTATGGGGTTGTTTTTAGCCTATTCTGCTTTGGAAGGATTGTTCTTTGGAACACTGGTTCCTGTTTATGCTGCTCAGTATGGCGGGGGAATTGTTTGGGCTGCTTTCGGATCTGCAGGATTGATTTTTGGCTTATCGGCTGCCTACGGAGCCTTCACCAAAAGTGATCTTACACAGATGAGCAGCATATTGATGTTTGCTTTGCTTGGTTTAATGCTGGTATCCGTGATATTTGCACTAGTGTCTATATTTGTTTATATGCCCATTTTCTACCTATTAATTTGCTATCTGGGATTAGCAATTTTTGTAGGGTTGACCGTTGTGGATGCTCAAGCAATCCGTAAGGTAGCTCAGAATGTAGGTAATGATGGAGATTTAAGCTACAAGCTATCTTTAATCATGGCGTTAAAGATGTATTGCAACGTGATTATGATATTTTGGTATCTTTTACAGATTTTCTCTTCCTCAGGAAAAAGAAACTAA
- the sucC gene encoding ADP-forming succinate--CoA ligase subunit beta, with protein MHLHEYQAKDLLVSYDIAIPPYRVASSVEEGQQILKELGISAGVVKVQVHAGGRGKNGGVIVAKSPSDILAAIDKLLHMRFVSNQTSGEALPVEKVLITPLVNIATEYYLAVIMDRKNRCPAIMLSKAGGVDIEEVAQKYPDQLLTVPLTPFARIYNYQLRQIIKFMNWEGDTGKQGVQLIKKLVQCFYDNDASLLEINPLVLTQEGDLLVLDAKVTIDDNALYRHPKLEVLYDPSQENVRDVLAKQIGLSYIALEGNIGCLVNGAGLAMSTLDILKIHGGSAANFLDVGGSATEQQIQEAVSLVLSDENVEVLFINIFGGIMDCSAVASGLVAVMQTRENLIPTVVRLEGTNVELGKDIVQRSGIPCQFTDSLNEGAQLAVTLSKQV; from the coding sequence ATGCACCTTCATGAATATCAAGCTAAGGATCTTTTGGTCTCTTACGATATTGCTATTCCTCCTTATCGTGTAGCCTCTTCTGTTGAAGAAGGGCAACAGATACTTAAAGAGTTAGGTATAAGTGCGGGCGTTGTTAAAGTACAGGTGCATGCTGGCGGTCGAGGGAAAAATGGTGGCGTAATCGTTGCTAAATCTCCTTCTGACATTTTAGCTGCCATTGATAAATTATTGCATATGCGTTTTGTAAGTAACCAAACTTCTGGAGAAGCCCTTCCTGTAGAGAAAGTTCTTATTACCCCTTTGGTAAATATTGCTACTGAGTATTACCTCGCAGTGATTATGGATAGAAAAAACCGTTGTCCAGCGATTATGTTGTCGAAAGCAGGTGGTGTCGATATCGAAGAGGTTGCTCAGAAGTATCCTGATCAGTTGCTTACCGTTCCTCTAACACCTTTTGCTCGTATATATAATTATCAACTTAGACAGATCATTAAATTTATGAACTGGGAAGGGGATACAGGGAAACAAGGAGTGCAGCTAATTAAAAAGCTTGTCCAATGTTTCTATGATAATGATGCTTCTCTTCTTGAAATTAATCCTTTGGTGCTCACTCAAGAAGGAGATCTTCTCGTTTTAGATGCTAAAGTAACTATTGATGACAATGCTTTATATCGTCATCCGAAACTCGAAGTATTATACGATCCTTCTCAAGAAAATGTCCGGGATGTACTCGCTAAACAGATAGGACTTTCCTACATTGCTCTAGAGGGGAATATTGGTTGTTTAGTCAACGGTGCTGGATTAGCTATGAGCACGTTAGATATTCTCAAAATTCACGGTGGATCGGCAGCGAATTTTCTCGATGTAGGAGGAAGTGCTACAGAGCAGCAGATTCAAGAAGCTGTTTCTTTAGTACTCTCAGACGAAAATGTAGAAGTTCTTTTCATCAACATCTTTGGTGGAATTATGGATTGTTCTGCGGTCGCCTCAGGACTAGTTGCTGTTATGCAAACCAGGGAAAACCTCATTCCTACAGTAGTGCGTTTAGAAGGAACAAATGTGGAATTAGGAAAAGATATTGTACAACGTTCAGGAATCCCCTGCCAGTTCACAGATTCCTTAAATGAAGGCGCCCAGCTTGCTGTGACGTTAAGTAAACAAGTTTAA
- a CDS encoding aromatic amino acid transport family protein — protein MSSKVLGGSLIIAGTAIGAGVLAVPVLTAYAGFLPTTLLYVLSWLFSMGSGLCLLEVMTWFKDKQQINMLSMAQYTLGDMGKIFMWLLYLFLFYSLLIAYFCEGGNILFRIFGCQGLDIPWIRHAAPLAFAVLICPTLMMGTKVVDYCNRFFVFGLAIAFAVFCILGVLALQPELLLRASWIRSMDGLSILFLSFGFQSVVPSLYYYMDKKVKDVKKAIVIGSLIPLILYVIWEALVLGVIPLDFLMKAQENGYTAVEAMKNSLQCSMFYIAGEFFGFFALVSSFLGVALGVMDFLVDAFQWNKKKHNFSIFFLTFIVPLAWSMCYPEIVLKCLNYAGGIGAALIIGVFPVLMVWKGRYGKKHYQEKHLIPGGKFVLLLMLLVIVINLASLYYKF, from the coding sequence ATGTCTAGCAAGGTTTTAGGAGGTTCCCTCATTATTGCGGGGACAGCTATAGGTGCTGGTGTGCTGGCAGTTCCTGTATTAACGGCATATGCAGGTTTTCTTCCCACAACTCTTCTTTATGTGCTCTCCTGGCTTTTTTCCATGGGATCTGGGCTTTGCCTTCTCGAAGTTATGACTTGGTTTAAGGATAAACAACAAATCAACATGCTATCGATGGCTCAATATACCCTAGGGGATATGGGCAAGATTTTCATGTGGCTCCTTTATCTATTTCTATTTTACTCCTTACTTATTGCTTACTTTTGTGAGGGAGGAAATATCCTATTTCGCATTTTTGGCTGTCAGGGTTTAGATATCCCTTGGATACGTCATGCAGCCCCTTTGGCATTTGCAGTTTTGATTTGCCCTACATTAATGATGGGGACAAAAGTCGTAGATTACTGCAACCGCTTTTTTGTTTTTGGATTAGCTATTGCTTTTGCAGTATTTTGTATCTTAGGAGTTCTAGCTTTACAACCCGAACTACTTTTACGTGCCTCGTGGATACGTTCTATGGACGGTTTATCTATTCTGTTTCTTTCATTTGGTTTTCAAAGTGTGGTGCCTTCACTGTATTACTACATGGATAAGAAAGTTAAAGATGTTAAAAAAGCTATCGTTATAGGTAGTTTGATTCCTTTAATTTTATACGTGATTTGGGAAGCCCTTGTTTTGGGAGTAATTCCTTTAGACTTTCTTATGAAAGCTCAGGAAAATGGCTATACGGCAGTAGAGGCTATGAAAAATTCATTGCAATGTTCAATGTTTTACATTGCTGGGGAATTTTTTGGTTTCTTTGCTTTGGTTTCTTCATTTTTAGGCGTAGCTTTAGGTGTTATGGACTTCCTAGTCGATGCCTTTCAATGGAACAAAAAGAAACACAATTTTTCTATTTTCTTTTTAACTTTTATTGTCCCTCTAGCATGGTCGATGTGCTATCCTGAGATTGTTCTTAAATGTCTTAATTATGCTGGAGGCATAGGCGCTGCTTTAATTATTGGAGTTTTCCCCGTGTTAATGGTCTGGAAAGGTCGTTACGGTAAGAAACATTATCAAGAAAAACATTTAATCCCTGGTGGAAAATTTGTTTTATTATTAATGCTCTTGGTAATAGTAATTAATTTGGCTAGCCTTTATTATAAGTTTTAA
- the glmS gene encoding glutamine--fructose-6-phosphate transaminase (isomerizing) codes for MCGIFGYLGSKLAVPVILDGLAKLEYRGYDSAGLAAVIPGQLFVKKTIGRVDELKNSLEKDSVPSSLAIGHTRWATHGVPTVKNAHPHVDENSTCAIVHNGIIDNFKELKSLLLSEGIAFSSDTDSEVIAQLFAFRYQSTGDLVHSFSWTLSQLQGSFSCGLIHKDHPNVLLCAAQESPLIIGLGEQENFIASDTRAFLKYTKSVQALASGELAVVGLGNEVETYNFALKRIHKEVRQVAYTDAGSDKQGYSYYMLKEIYEQPEVLERLIHKYLDSQGCITETFLDGFSIEDFDEISIVACGSSYHAGFLAKYIIESLVSIPVHVEVASEFRYRQAYIGKKTLAILISQSGETADTLAALKEFHRRQVACILGICNVEESALATGVDHCLFLEAGIEIGVASTKAFTAQLLLLILLGLKLATSKQTLSLEEYRACGKGLLELPELCNRLLANEDLHAWANDYCNEDRFIFLGRRLMYPICMEAALKLKEIAYVEANCYPAGEMKHGPIALISKGSPVITFCGDPLVYEKMVGCIMEVKARQAHVVAIASESQKDIAAVSDSQIYVPDSHPLASPILYTIVGQIMAYTMALKKGNEIDRPRNLAKSVTVE; via the coding sequence ATGTGCGGAATATTTGGATATCTAGGTTCTAAATTAGCTGTTCCTGTAATCTTGGATGGATTAGCTAAGCTAGAATACCGGGGCTATGATTCCGCGGGTCTTGCAGCCGTTATTCCAGGGCAGTTGTTTGTAAAAAAAACAATAGGGCGTGTCGATGAGCTTAAAAACTCCTTGGAAAAAGATAGCGTACCATCTTCATTGGCTATAGGCCATACCCGTTGGGCAACGCATGGCGTGCCCACAGTGAAGAATGCTCATCCTCACGTTGATGAAAACTCTACTTGTGCTATTGTCCACAACGGGATTATTGATAATTTTAAAGAATTAAAATCTCTACTTCTTTCTGAAGGCATTGCTTTTTCTTCTGATACAGATTCTGAAGTTATTGCTCAGTTATTTGCTTTTCGTTACCAATCTACCGGAGATTTAGTCCATAGTTTCTCTTGGACTCTATCACAACTTCAGGGAAGTTTTTCCTGTGGTCTTATTCATAAAGACCATCCTAATGTTTTGCTTTGTGCTGCGCAGGAAAGTCCATTAATCATTGGATTAGGGGAGCAGGAGAATTTTATAGCTTCTGATACGCGTGCATTTTTAAAATATACAAAAAGTGTTCAAGCATTAGCTTCTGGAGAGTTAGCTGTTGTAGGCCTTGGAAATGAAGTTGAGACATATAATTTTGCTTTAAAGCGCATTCATAAAGAAGTGCGTCAAGTTGCTTATACCGATGCAGGCTCAGATAAGCAGGGTTACAGTTATTACATGCTTAAAGAAATTTATGAGCAGCCAGAAGTTTTAGAACGTCTTATTCATAAATATTTAGATTCTCAGGGATGTATTACTGAAACATTCTTAGATGGTTTCTCAATAGAAGATTTTGATGAGATTTCTATTGTCGCTTGTGGTTCTTCCTATCACGCAGGCTTCCTAGCAAAGTATATTATAGAGTCTTTAGTTTCTATCCCTGTTCATGTCGAAGTTGCTTCAGAATTTCGTTATCGACAGGCATATATCGGGAAAAAGACCTTAGCGATTTTAATCAGTCAATCTGGGGAAACTGCTGATACATTGGCAGCTTTAAAAGAATTCCATCGTAGACAAGTTGCTTGTATTTTAGGGATTTGCAATGTCGAAGAATCAGCATTAGCTACAGGTGTGGATCATTGTTTATTTTTAGAAGCAGGTATTGAAATTGGTGTCGCTTCTACAAAAGCTTTTACCGCACAGCTGCTTTTATTGATTTTATTAGGACTAAAATTAGCTACTTCAAAACAAACATTGAGTTTAGAAGAATACCGGGCTTGTGGAAAAGGTTTACTTGAGCTCCCAGAATTATGCAATCGCTTATTAGCAAATGAAGATTTGCATGCATGGGCGAATGATTATTGCAACGAAGATAGGTTCATATTTTTAGGACGTCGCTTGATGTATCCTATTTGTATGGAAGCTGCTTTGAAATTGAAAGAAATTGCATATGTTGAAGCTAACTGTTATCCTGCTGGCGAAATGAAACACGGACCCATTGCTTTAATTAGTAAAGGATCTCCGGTGATTACTTTTTGTGGTGACCCCCTTGTCTATGAAAAGATGGTGGGTTGTATTATGGAGGTGAAAGCTCGGCAAGCACATGTGGTTGCGATAGCTTCAGAATCCCAAAAAGACATTGCTGCTGTTTCAGATTCCCAGATATATGTTCCTGATAGTCATCCTTTAGCATCTCCTATCCTTTATACAATAGTGGGACAAATTATGGCCTACACCATGGCTTTGAAGAAAGGCAATGAAATAGATCGTCCTAGGAATCTGGCAAAGTCTGTAACTGTTGAATAA
- the glmM gene encoding phosphoglucosamine mutase codes for MTKEVKQLFGTDGVRGRANYEPMTVELSVLLGKAVAGVLQESKPGKHRVVVGKDTRLSGYMFENALVAGLTSMGIETLVLGPIPTPGVAFITRAYRADAGIMISASHNPYWDNGIKIFSSEGFKISDVIERRIEQMVAHRDFGNLPEDYAVGKNKRVVDAMGRYIEFAKAAFPKGRTLKGLKIVLDCAHGAAYKVAPSVFEELDAEVICYGCEPTGSNINDNCGALFPSVIQKAVIEHKADVGIALDGDGDRIIMVNEKGHIVDGDMILSICANDLKKKDLLNGNRVVATVMTNFGVLKYLESLGIETLISPVGDRHVLQNMLEHEANLGGEQSGHMIFLDYNTTGDGIVSALQVLRIMIESESTLSDLTSPIVKSPQALINVSVKEKIPLDTLPLVQEALRDVRSSLGDSGRVLLRYSGTENICRVMVEGLKKHQVDSLAKTIADIVDSELGAGIIE; via the coding sequence ATGACAAAGGAAGTAAAACAACTTTTCGGTACGGATGGGGTTCGAGGAAGAGCCAATTATGAACCTATGACTGTAGAGCTTTCTGTATTACTTGGTAAGGCTGTTGCAGGCGTTTTACAGGAGAGCAAACCTGGGAAACATCGTGTTGTCGTAGGAAAGGATACTCGGTTGTCAGGATATATGTTTGAGAATGCACTTGTTGCAGGTTTGACTTCTATGGGAATAGAAACTCTAGTATTGGGTCCTATTCCTACTCCAGGGGTAGCTTTTATTACCCGCGCCTATCGTGCAGATGCTGGAATTATGATTTCTGCATCCCACAATCCCTATTGGGATAATGGGATAAAGATTTTTTCCTCAGAAGGATTTAAAATTAGTGATGTTATAGAACGGCGTATTGAGCAGATGGTGGCTCATAGAGATTTTGGAAATTTGCCTGAAGATTATGCTGTGGGGAAGAATAAGCGTGTAGTGGATGCTATGGGTCGTTACATAGAGTTTGCCAAAGCTGCTTTCCCTAAAGGAAGAACATTAAAGGGGTTGAAAATAGTTTTAGATTGTGCGCACGGTGCTGCTTATAAGGTTGCGCCTTCTGTATTTGAAGAGCTTGATGCTGAAGTGATTTGTTATGGTTGTGAGCCTACAGGAAGTAATATCAACGATAACTGTGGGGCTCTTTTCCCTTCAGTAATTCAGAAAGCAGTAATAGAGCACAAGGCTGACGTAGGAATAGCTTTAGACGGTGATGGCGATCGTATTATCATGGTAAATGAAAAAGGCCATATTGTTGATGGCGATATGATTCTGAGTATTTGTGCTAATGATTTAAAGAAAAAGGACCTTTTAAACGGTAATCGTGTTGTTGCTACTGTAATGACTAATTTCGGTGTATTGAAGTATCTAGAAAGTTTGGGGATAGAGACATTGATTTCTCCTGTAGGAGATCGCCATGTTCTACAGAATATGTTGGAGCATGAGGCAAATCTGGGCGGAGAGCAAAGCGGTCATATGATCTTTTTGGATTACAATACTACTGGAGACGGCATTGTTTCTGCTTTGCAAGTGTTACGCATTATGATTGAAAGTGAATCCACACTGTCAGATTTAACATCCCCAATTGTGAAGAGTCCTCAAGCGCTTATCAACGTATCTGTAAAGGAGAAAATTCCTTTAGATACTTTGCCTTTAGTTCAAGAAGCTCTTAGAGATGTAAGATCATCTTTAGGTGATTCTGGTCGTGTTTTATTAAGATATTCTGGAACTGAAAATATTTGCAGGGTTATGGTTGAAGGTTTAAAGAAGCATCAAGTGGACTCTCTCGCTAAGACTATAGCTGATATTGTTGATTCTGAGTTGGGAGCAGGCATTATAGAATAG
- the ftsY gene encoding signal recognition particle-docking protein FtsY, which produces MFKFFSNKIQSLFKKSLSTDLLEFTESLFYEADFGSDLTEDLCSRLRKCRKPDESTVKDLVCSLLRETVANLPHIESPKIQGPFVSLMLGTNGSGKTTTVAKLAHYYQSRSEKVMIVATDTFRSAGMDQMRCWAEKLGCGFVSGKPGGDPAAIAYDGIASAISRGYDRVLIDTSGRLHTHTNLLNELSKIVSVCDKVHPGSPHERLMTIDATLGGNVIEQVRVFHDTIPLSGLILTKVDGSAKGGTLFRVAKQLKIPTKFVGYGELIGDLEEFHIDRFLEKLFPSS; this is translated from the coding sequence GTGTTCAAGTTCTTTAGTAACAAGATCCAGTCTTTATTTAAAAAATCCCTCTCTACAGATCTTCTAGAATTTACGGAAAGTTTATTTTATGAAGCAGATTTTGGCTCAGATTTGACCGAAGATTTGTGTTCTCGATTGCGCAAGTGCCGTAAACCTGATGAATCTACGGTTAAAGATCTTGTCTGTTCGCTACTTCGTGAAACAGTAGCCAATCTTCCTCATATAGAATCCCCTAAAATTCAAGGACCTTTTGTATCGTTAATGCTGGGAACAAATGGATCTGGGAAAACCACAACGGTAGCTAAGTTAGCACACTATTACCAATCTCGATCAGAGAAAGTCATGATTGTTGCTACGGATACTTTTCGTAGTGCCGGTATGGATCAGATGCGTTGTTGGGCTGAGAAATTAGGTTGTGGATTTGTCTCTGGGAAACCTGGCGGAGATCCTGCGGCTATTGCTTATGACGGGATTGCTTCCGCTATATCTCGGGGTTATGATCGTGTACTTATAGATACTTCCGGTCGTTTGCATACCCATACCAATTTACTGAATGAACTATCAAAAATTGTTTCCGTTTGTGATAAGGTGCACCCAGGATCTCCCCATGAAAGGCTGATGACTATAGATGCAACTTTAGGGGGTAACGTTATTGAACAAGTTCGTGTTTTCCACGATACTATTCCTCTATCTGGATTAATCCTTACTAAAGTTGACGGTTCTGCTAAAGGTGGAACTTTGTTTCGCGTAGCAAAACAATTGAAGATCCCTACAAAATTCGTCGGTTACGGCGAACTTATTGGGGATCTTGAAGAATTTCATATAGATAGGTTCTTAGAAAAGCTTTTCCCTTCTTCCTAA